In Choloepus didactylus isolate mChoDid1 chromosome 18, mChoDid1.pri, whole genome shotgun sequence, the genomic stretch ACCCCTGTCCCATAGAAGATGCCCACCACAGTGAGGTGGGAGCTGCATGTAGAGAAGGCTTTCTTCCTGCCTTCAGCAGAGCAAATTCGTAGCACAGCGGCCACCACTTGGGCATATGACACTGTGATGAGGACCAAGGGGGCCACACCCATGAAGGCTGCTGCTACAAAGAGCAACTGCTCATTAAGTTGGATGCTAGAGCAGGAGAGCAGGAAGAGCTGTGGGAGGTCACAGTAGAAGTGATTGATCAAATTGGGACCACAGAATTTAAGAGTAGACAAGGCAACAGTTTGGGTTAGTGCATTGGTAAAGGAAAAGACACATGACATTCCCACCAGGGCTTGCTGGATTCTCCAGCTCATGCGGGTACTGTAGGTGAGGGGCTGGCAAATGGCCAggtagcggtcataggccatgacaGTCAGCAGGAAGCAGTCCACCCCAGCCAGGAGGTGGAAAAAGAAAAGCTGTGAGAGGCAGGCCCTGTAAGGAATGCTTCTATCACTGGATATGAGATGCCTGAGCATGGCAGGGACAGTGACAGTGATGCATCCAACATCCAGCAGTGACAGATTCcccaggaagaagtacatgggggtgtggagttTGGAATCAATGAGGATGGCAGCCAGGATACTGAAGTTTCCACCAATAGTAGCCACATAAGCAAGAAGGAAGAAGGCAAAGAGGATGGGCTGAAGAAGTGGAGTTTCTGTTAGGCCCAGCAGAACAAACTCAGTTACAACCGAACCATTTCTTGAGGCTCCTAGATTCATGAGTCTcctaccagaaatgaattgaacAAAAGTAGAAGTTTCCAATGGTGATGAAAGGAGAATGAGACCCTTACAGCAACCACCAAGTGTGGCAATCCTCAGTAAATCTTCAGGAAAGGGCCAGGCTGCAGGAACACATGGAATTTAAGAGGAAGAAAGTTAGAGATTGAGACATAATGGGAAGGGACTTGAGAAATTTGACTCTTAATGGATTAGGAGAACAGTGGCATTGGACAGATTCAGAGATAGGCAAAATGGCATAAAAAGGGGAACAAATGTAACCTTTGGAAGTTAAAGGGAAAGATTATTTTCCTAAAGCCAAAGTTACTGGAAGGAAACTACAAACCTATAGATGGTGGCTTGGACGTAGTTGACTAGAAAAGAGCACAGAGGATGAAATGGGGCttcaggggaggaggggaaaaggCAAGCTATCTCCCTACCTGTCACTGCAACCTCTACAAACACATGTCATCATATGTGATGGTAGAACTGAGATGCCTGCCTTTGCCCAGAATATTAAAAGATTAACTTGGAAGCCATGAGACCTGGTCTGAAGTTTTTGGAAAGCAGTGAGTACAACCACTAAATGAGGGGACATCGTTGAGGACATCTCCAGCTCCACAGCTCATTACTTCcagatttttaaatagttaaattatattgcatttctttatatagaGTTTGGGAAATTTGGGCCACGAAGTACTGAGTAAGAAAAATGTAGAAAGGGTTTCCATGCAGAGTCAGTTTCAAGACTTAACCTCCCAGTGTGTGTTCAGTGAGCACCAAGCTACCCTCATCTCTCACACAGGTGGAACCTTAGGTGAGTAGATACCCAGATCATTAATCCCCTTCCAACTCCAATTCAGGTGCCACTTAGATTCTTTCTCATCATTTTCCTGACTCTGATTACACATCATCCAGTATACACACTCTCATGAACCTTTTGAGTAGGTAAGCCCAAATGCCTACACACCTTGTCACTTAGATAATGCCCTAAAGTggacaaattaataaaattaaaatacacagtGATCCATCTCAACTTCTGGTGCTGGCAGAGGGATGGGTTATTAAGTTAATCACATGGACTTGGCCTTGTATAGGAAAAGGCTGGAGTTGGGGATTCCAGGGGACAACGGGCATGAGCAGAGGAAGATACTTCCTAATGATTAGAATGCATTTTCAGAATAATGTCCACAAGTCCACAATGGGTCAAATGCCAACTATCTTGTCCTTTCTGACTCACATGTTGTTTTACTATTACCTCAACTCAGTGTTTCCAAATCAGAACATACCTTCTTCATTCTCAACCTGCTATTGATTTATCCTTCTAGTTAGCCAAGTTTGAAACCTCAGTCATCGCTGACCCTTCCCTCTCTCTAACATCTCACATTCAAGCACACAAGTTCCACTGAGTGTTTtttttgaagaagagaaaaagcatTCCAGGGCCTAGAGGGTGAACTTCACTCAAATGGAAACTGAGTTGTAAAACTGCAGTCACAGGTCTTGGAGTGGCACTCACCCAGCCAAGGGAACAAGGAGAAGGCAGGACAACCATGCCACCCAGTGGCCCCCACAGAAGGGACAGCTtataaaggaaagagagacaaaaaggaaCAACTCACTGACATCATTTTCACGTTGGGACATTTTTCCACCCCAGTGTTATCCCTAGAGGCCTCATAAATTAGCACTTTCCATGGGGAGCCAGACCCAGATAAACACCTGCCTTTACCCCAGACATAATGATCTCTAGTAGCTTTACAAAGTTTTGGATTTTCTCAAAATGTTTCCAATCTTCATAAATATGGCAAAGTTCACTCATtaacttaataaaaattttttattattaataaaaacaaacctACTATGAGCTGCACTCTGGTTATTAGCATTTATGAAGTTGAACCTCAGAAAATCTTACAGTGAAGAAAGTCATACAGTATTGGGGACAGAGTCGGGATTTTTGGGTTCTTGTTTAGTCCAGTCTATCATGTTAGGAGTGAAAGGGAAAGAAGGGGAGCAGAGACTAGTGACTTCCCAGCCCTGCCTGCAGTATCAGGCAGGGGAAGGATGGAAACTGGATCAGGATTCCCTCCCATATAATTCCTGGAGCATTGGCCCCTCCATCATCTGAGGAGGTCACCTCCCAACTCCCATCACAGCTCACCTTAACCATCCTGAAACCCTGCTTCTCTTCTAGTCTCAGTCAACTGCCTTACCTTTTCTCTGCTCCCACAAAACGATCCAGACCTATAGTATCCTGAACTTATATGTCATCCAGCCTCACGGCCCCAATACCACAAAGGAAGATGAAGGTTTGGAGTATCTTCTGGATACTCCTGAAGGTGAGTTAAGGGCTCAAGCACAATTTTAACAACTCTTTGTTAATGAATAAAGCTTCCCCACTGGCTCTCATTAGTAGATGATCCTTGCAGGGTCAACTGAGGAACCTCATATTGGCTCAAGGCTGTCATAGCCCAAGAAGGAGTTAGCAGAGAGTTGTGATGAATTGGGTTTTCTGTAGATAGCTGTCCTTGAATGGAAACTCTAGGATACAGAGGGATCCAATCTTCCCAAATATTTCACATATTTACAGGGATTGGGAGTAGGAGTGGGAACATCTAGGCAACTGCACAACAATCATTGCTTCCTTGATGAGGAAGTAACCAGTGGAGCCCAGCCTCTGTTATCAGCCTTTCTTTCCTTAAGGTGCTGAATCAATGTCTTGCTAAGTAATTGAGATTGAGTAGGAAATGAGTATCCAGGGCTCCTCATCCCCCAAACCAGATGTTCCTCCTCACCCTGTGtcatagtttgccagggctgctgtaacaaagtaccacagactggttggcttaaacaacagaagtttattgtctcatagttctggaggctagaagtctgaaatcaaggtccATGCTTTCTCTTCAAGGGTAGAGACTATTCCAGGCTTCCGCTCATCTTCTTGTGAGTGGCTAGCACTCCATGATGTTCCTTGGCACTTGgaggcataactcaatctcttcctccatcacatggctgccTCTTGGTCTTTCTTTATCCAAACTTTgtttccttataaggacaccagtcacaatGGTTTCGGGCCCATCCTGATCCAGTTTAGCCTCATCCtgactaataatatcttcaaagatcttatttccaaaaaAGATCACATTCATGGAATTGGGAGTTAGGGTTTGAACAAATCTTTTCTGGAGACCCAATTCAATCCATAAAACCCTGCTTAATGTAGATGGGAATATGCCATGcatttaattagaaaatattaattgAACAAAATACTATTTGCCAGGCATTAACTCAATTAgctatgaaggaaagaaaaaaagacattccaAAGGAAGATCTTGCTGCAGTGTCCAGAGCACAGCtccaaaaagagctgaaaagATCTGCAGTGCCTCTTTTTCTGCTTGATTTAATTTGATTAATAGTATTTTGCCCCATTAGTTTGATTTTTAGTGCGTTTCACAAATAAAATGCTAATATAACAATATTGCAGAGGTAATGGTGGTGTCATCTTCAGAATGGATGTTACTTTGCCTTAGAATTCAGACAAATCTGCTGTGATAGGAGGGTCTCAATGAGGTTATTTTACATGTGGGATATTCAAGCTTCATCAAAGAGGGTGGATAGGGTTGATAGGCTAAGTCCAATGACAATGGATAGAGTATTAGAGGGAAGCTCTAGTGTCTTTTGCCTTTATCTCCAACCCTGGAATCACACTAGGTCCAAAGAAGAGAGAGCTTCAATAAAAAGGTAGTGAATACAAAGCTTACTTGATTGTTCCCTAATTGGTAGACATGTAGTTTCCTTAAAATTTACTCTTATcattgaagcttactataaagccacagtagtaaaaatagcatggtattggcacaaagttagacatactgatcaatgtaattgaattgagaatttgaaatagacccccagatctacagtcaactctTTTTGATTCCCAAATCTGCTGAACTGGgccataacagtctcttcaacaaatggggctgggagaacctgatatccatatccaaaagaatgaaagcccctacctcacaccgtatacaaaaatcaactcaaagtgcaccaaaaacctcaatataagagacagtgccataaaactcctagaatataatgtagggaaacatcttcaagacctagtattaggaggttgcttcttagacctgacacccaaagcacaagcaatgaaagaaaaaatagatacatggggactcctcaaaattaaaagcttctgtacttcaaaggaatttgtcaaaaagggaaagaggcagccaattcaatgggagaaaatatttgaaaaccatgtatctgataagagactgatatcttgcatatatagagaaaccctacaactcaacaacgatagtacaaacaccccaagaatATGAAAAGTCTATGTGAAAAGATATTtacccaaagaagaaatacaaatggccagaaaacaaatgaaaaaaatgttcatcttcacttcactagctattagggagatacaaatcaaTGAGAtatcaatgagatatcatttcataccaataggaatggttgctattaaacaaacaggaaactacaaatgctggagaggatgtggagaaattgggacacttattcattgctggtgggactgcaccactctggaagacagtttggtggttcctcagaaaactagatatcaagttaccctatgatccaataatttcacttcttggtatatacccagaatctgaaagtagtgacacgaacagatatttgcacactgatgttcatagcagcattattcacaattgccaagggaaggaaacaatccaaatgtccttcaacagacaagtggataaacaaaatgtggtatatacacacgatggaatactatgcagcagtaagaaggaacgaggtcatgaaacagatgacaacatggatgaaccttgtagacATAATGCTGAccgaagtaagccagacacaaaaggagagatattgtatgttaccactaatgtgaactctgtgaaaaatgtaaaataaatgttttataatgtagaatataggggacatagagatagaagctagtgaatggagaatgataatctaatatgtactgatatgatattgagggtgatcttaatggtatggggaATGGTCAGGGgtgactatggcttgttaatgGGATAATAAGTATGAATGATACCTTGATGGTGAACacgttcataaatggttgttcaaaggcatgtaacccacagagtagcaccacaaacctaaataagcattaacatgatatacttataaggtaggaccctggtgcagagggttaacagcAGAGTGGTGTGGAAAAATTGCCCATTACATATTATTGACTatgtttaataggaatatcttacaaactttacactaatactagggacaaataattagcaggtgataagagctctgggaggtattatgttatgataattgttttaaGTTGTGCtgaagattgtacaactaagtgaagataatgtaagaaactgaccatttatcttgggatagaatgtaAAAAATTTTACTCTTATGATATGGCTGTTATATGTTTAAAACAAAGTTCTTAACATGGCTTCAATGATATATTTGATAGTGTGATGTTTTAACAGGTCCTCTATCTAACGTGAGACTCTTTCCCCCTAACATTTATTGTGAAATTTGTCAAACATACAGCAAAGTtcaaagaattttacagtgaacacTAATCTACCCCTCATCTGAATTTTCTGTTACAGTTTTATCACAGTTTTTTCTATGACATatatatccatctatccatctgtctgtccatcaaTCACTCCATCTTACATTTTGATGCTTTTTAAATAGAATTATAGTCACTAATACACATCCCTCTAATTTCAGCATGTATATAATAAACATGACTTCAATATTTGTTTATGGCTCTTTTCTTTTGGTGTATGAAGCATAGATTTAAATGTACATTTACTGaggtttgacaaatgcatacacatCAAAATATATAACATTATCAATACCCAGGAATGTTTCCTCACACCTTTTCTCAGTTCATCACCACTCTGATTTTTCACTATAGTTTATTCAGACTGTtctagaactttatataaatggaatcatgcaataggtattcttttttgtgtaaggCTTTCTTTACTGAACATAATGCTTTTCCGATTCAACCATGTTGTTGTGTATatcagaagtttatttctctttatgcTGAGTACATTTCATTGTATGAGTATATCTAGTTTGTTttaaatgattggtagaattccatTATAGAATCATATGGGCCTGAAGCGTCATTTTTTTGTGGAAGAAGGGGAATATCTCTgacaatatttctattttttggtaATAATTGGTCTGTTTAGACCTTCTAGATCTTATTAAGgaattttgagaaattttattctcttagaAAAGTATTTACTTCTGCCCATGTTGGAGTAACAGGGACCAAATTTACCTTCCCATGTCAAACAActagaaaaccaaacaaaatatatgaaatagtgGCTTTCAGACATGGACAACATGCAGTATTGGACAACGATTCATCACCTCTATGAAAGAGTGAGCTATACAAATGCCTCAGCTTACAGCCAGAGTTTCCAGAGGACAAAGAGAACCCAAGCAGAGCCCAGTGGTCTGCTGAACAGAGGAGACAGAGTTCAAAGTTTGGAATGGCCAAGACAGCAAGAATTTGTGGGGAAAATACTGGAGAGAAGTCCAAAGCAGATCAAATTAAAAGAAATCCACACCTTGAAAATCATCTGGAAACCACATTACCCTAAAACAAAGGTGGCTATCTTAAATTAGCCAGAGAGAAAAGGCAGACTATCCACCAAGAGAGATAGTTTAATTGATATGTGGCTTCACAAGATCAAATATGAAAGccagaaagcaatgaaataagAATTTCAAATACCTCAAGATTTTTCATGGAACTTAATACAATAATTACAAGATTTATATGGATGGTCAGCTGTGCAAGAATAGCCTAAAAAGGTTGAGAAATaagtaaaaggaaggagagacagacacactaaatataaaagcatattataaaggTATGGTAATGAACACTATGTGATATTTTCATAGGTGAGAATGTGGAGGAATTGTAAttttcatacattgctagtggacATGCacctactttggaaaacaatttgacaatttattataaattaaagCATACACTTACCATATAAGCCAGAAATACCACTATTTGATTTTTatgtaagagaaatgaaagcatatgtctacACAAATACCTACTTGTGAAtatttatagcaactttattcataatcactacaaactggaaataaccctgATTTTTATCAACTGCataatagataaacaaaatatgttacaTCCATATAATGGTATACTACTGAGTAATAAAAAGGGAATAACTACTGAGTCATAAAACTACATGGATgaatcacaaaaatattttgctaagtggaagaagccagacccaaaaggctGTATGATTACTTTTATATGGAACTCTCAAAAACTAAAAACTATAGTGATGAAGAACAGATCAGTGGCTTCTGTCATATGGGAttatgggtgtgccagtttggatgtatcaggtcccccaaaatgccattatctctggatgcaattttgtgtgggcagacttattagtgttgattagattgtaattctttgagtgttttcatggaaatgtgacccacccaactgtaggtgataactctgattagataatttccatggaggcatggccctgcccattcagcatggcccttgattagttcactggagccctataaaagcttagacagaaggggcaagagggacactttgaagaatgcacaggagctgagagaggagaaagcaacttttgctccagagaagctaagagaggacaaatgccccaagaacaactaagagtaaCGTTTTTGGGGActtgaagcctagggaggaacatcctgggagaaagccattttgaaaccagaactctggagcagacaacagccatgtgcctccccagctaacagaggttttccggatactgttggccatcctccagtgaaggtacccaattgttgatgtgtttccttggatgttttatggccttaagactgtaactgtgtaaccaaataaacccccttttataaagccaatccatttctggtgttttgcattctggcagcattagcaaagaaCAAGGGGGAAGGGATTGACTACAAGGGGATATGAGGGAAGCTTCTGGAGTGACAGAATTATTCTGTAGCTTGATAGTGATGGAGACTACATAACTGCATACATTGGTCAAAACTCATGGAACTGTACACTTATAAAAGGTTGAATTTTactctatttaaattaaaatggaataaacttgacttaaaaaagaataataaagcaaTACCCTATCTACTACTCAGTTTGTGAAATAGGATATTCCATTACCTTTGAGACCCCTGTGTGATTCTCCTTAATCTTATTTATCCACCTTTCCTTTTGGGTGGCACAATTCTGAAAAAAgaatgatctttaaaaatattttattatatccaTATACATTTCTATACAGCATAGTaagttttgtgtatgtttgatCTTTATGTAAATGGCATCTTTCAACAGGTTATTCTTTGACTTGCTTATTTTACTTGATATTTTTTGTCTGATTCTCCTATATTGTTGCCTACAGCTCTGTTCATTATATTTCTGCTGTGAGTAGCACTGCatggtatgaatataccacaatttatcattttttttctgtttgatggTGTTTTGCTTCTGTGAACACTCTTGAGCATATATTCTGGAGAATACATGCAATAATTTTTCTATGGTCTAGTTAGGAATGGAATGAGTGCATCTTCAGCTTTAAAGGATAAAACCAAGTTGTTTTCCAATGTACTTGTACCATTTAATGATCTCACTAGCAGTGCACAAGGGTTTTATTGCCGTATATCCTCATCAGACTTGCTATTATCTGACTTGTTCATTTAGACCAGTATAATGGGTATAGAATGGGGTCttccttgtgattttaatttgcattttccagatTGCTGATGGAACTGAGCTTCTTTTCCTAAACTATTgaccatttgtgtttccttttctatGAAGTCTCATTCATaccttttgcctattttctattgggttccttgtctttttgttgttgtagaatttttaaatatattttggatacttCAGTATAGTTATATGTGCTGCAAATCTCTTCTAATTTATAGCTTGTCTTTCCACTTTTAAGAAAATAGTTATTCTATGATGaatatatgttttacattttaatgtaggcaaattcttgtctttttctttataagtTAGCTCTTTGGACTTCCTTAACAAATGTTTACCTCTCCAAAGACCATAATGATATTCCATAGACTGTTttaaggttttaaatttttattcttcaataTAAGTGTCTCATTCACCTGAAACTGATTTAGCATAGAGTGTGAAAGTGGCTTAGTGGCATTTTTTCTCCATGGATACTCTATTGCCATAGCACTAAAGTTTGTCCTTTCCTACTGCTCTGTTGTTTCACTCTGCCCTACATCAAATTTCTGCATGTCTATAGCTTTTTTCCAAGTTCCCTAATTTGTTCTTTTAGTTTGTATTTCTAGATTTGCTCACATATGACACTGTCTTTATTACCATAACTTTAAAATATAGCCTGATGCCTCGTGGGGCAGCAGAGGCAGATTTGTGAGGCAGCAAGAGACTTATACCATGGTTGGCCACAGATGTTAGCTGGAATTAGAGTCCAGAGCTGAGTATTGGACTTATCCAGTGTGTTTGACTTGGACATGGGACTCCAGGCTCATTCACTACATACCAGACACCAGGCATACCGACAAGACAAATGGCATGGCATGCATCTGAAGATGAAATATGCTCCCCTGCCCTTTTCCCATTGGCTAAAATATTATAGGTGAGGATGTCTAGAACTGCAGCATGAAGATGCTGAAAAAAGTGGCAGATAACATCTTGATGGTGAAGAAAGAGTCACAGGGGTCAGGTGATGTGGCAGATTTTGCTTTTGAAGCAGTTGGaagaagaggggagagaaagtctcctagaaaattttttaaaattatgttttgggGTCATAaaaaacctgggtttgaattcctaCTTTATATATTCCAGGTGTGTAACATTAAGGAAGTTACtaaatctctctgagccttggaaACTGGGGCAAAGAGTGGAACAGCATCAGagctgttgggaggattaaataagataatacagtAAACTGCAGTTACTATTAGTGACTGCTGTTtgactattattaatatttgttgaTCCCCTATGaagaatgttattttatttaattctcagagcAATCCTGTGTAGTGACAGATATTCTCATTTCACATATTAGGACACtgaagaagcccagagaagatCAGCAGCTTGTCCTAAATCACACTGTTAATAATTGGAGAAGCACATCTAACTGCATACCAAGTCCATGTTTTTCATACCCACCAGACTCCCCTGGGAAAGAATGGAGAGCCTGGAGTCCTGAAACTGAGACAGTACAAGGTTTCTATTATGGGGGACAATTACTGTTTGAACAGGGAGTAGATGCTGAGGGATGGGTAGACAAGTCCTCCACATCTTCTGTTCATTATTCTCATCACTAGGACCTCCACCTTCTAAGGGCCTACCCTAGAAAATCATAGTGGAGGTTACTTCTATAGGACCCCCTGGTCCCTTCTAGCATAACTCACCTCTTCTTCTACCACTTCCAGAATCATTATGGGAACCCAGGATGCAATCCCAGTAGCCCCCACTAGCAAGGACCTGAGGAGGAAAGCACCGCATTTCTGAAGACTCATTAGGAAACTTAGTTTGGAGAAGACTTCTCTCCTTTGCCTCCTTTCTTGAGCCTTCTCCTCATCCCAGGTCAAGCC encodes the following:
- the LOC119514631 gene encoding putative olfactory receptor 3A4; translated protein: MNLGASRNGSVVTEFVLLGLTETPLLQPILFAFFLLAYVATIGGNFSILAAILIDSKLHTPMYFFLGNLSLLDVGCITVTVPAMLRHLISSDRSIPYRACLSQLFFFHLLAGVDCFLLTVMAYDRYLAICQPLTYSTRMSWRIQQALVGMSCVFSFTNALTQTVALSTLKFCGPNLINHFYCDLPQLFLLSCSSIQLNEQLLFVAAAFMGVAPLVLITVSYAQVVAAVLRICSAEGRKKAFSTCSSHLTVVGIFYGTGVFSYMRLGSVEASDKDKGIGILNTVISPMLNPLIYSLRNPDVQGALQQVLTGRQAPK